The Methylobacterium sp. PvR107 genome contains a region encoding:
- a CDS encoding phage tail length tape measure family protein → MADLDTIQEVRIVATTEGDQDAVRAMGQVGAAIDNVVVKTDNLSKAQISAQRQLDATARKYDQEYRALQDLARAQQVLDRARSQGLSGTDAFARAQDAVSAKLALVSQQTLNAAATIQQLAQASGAQSSINFSVGVADDFNAAARAKDIEAYGKSLDELQARFDPLFAAQQQYRAEVAAISEAEKLGALTQQQAAKAVDFATNRYNNQRIEIQKSEDANARLAKGVGLNAYAWQNLSYQVNDVVTSLASGISPFQTLAQQGGQIFQILQSGQGGVGGALKGIADRLLAINPLVGVFGALAVGLGLAAIAANNFAKAQRDVQLALLGSGQGAGLTADQIQALAEKASRSSTITVSAARDIEKAFLDGGKVYGEVFAKGITAADDFAKASKQDVGDAAKFIAGALSNLGGGGFEDLAKKAGNFDSEFEKTVREAIRNGDDLKAQQLVVERFGEAFDKASSKATGLQSILQRADQTFKNAAESFGKAVSQSFNGAPLQQQIDQLNAARKNAVAIGEASGQPADTSAIDSKIRRLTTALGEQTAVAQKNAVAVRANADANDKVVTSISAPVRSLKDLQDGYATANKAVNAFEAQQAAGVKIPVDQYNAAKESLAGYSAGIKAYALANGAAGIEAEKARKVLAAGLQTIQAVTPEQRAAAQSATVLANAFGTAESGTKRSREAAEAYKRSMAESTQATVNANRATDESAKTSNQLAEATVKQGNSIEFLRAKRQAETEAANGTISQSDVETRTKKILSEQIATLNAQRAADIRSARDSAGAQQRANDAVASGKLVSADAARQVQLYNQQAQLQREIDAATGDERVALTARLKELTAATEAQLDADKRAQVLSMSEETKRQIDMLTKEGELLGANNRDRAIAIAQLQAEQSLKRQGISITAPESIAYINQEKLKADVTYAKDQYTRLAQDISSAIGGIFDDLTSSGKKSFASFADSFSKGFSRIGSRVLEQNIIQPLISGGLDGKGGGTSSFFSNLQNLFDGQKLEKAISTGSEEGIFSGLKSLFGGNKSGASNGGFAMGGLGQGLAAAGIGGSIGYQSQSPLIGALGGAAAGFAVGNVPGALVGGAAGLIGGIFGESQAKKEAKKKLQQELQARREALEQARPQIEQLALMFEGGSIGNVGKQIADAEAQLRQAAKTASEGGDQALADKLMKDYQTYVARMTAVFADGFEGTLKEVRAGFGTSGPFAQALSQVQQLGEAIKGFVADSGRLGSSDAIARAREAAVEDALSQLDAPKELSSTETELSRIQGTAAGLNQVLKDLGFSADDTAKIINDRTIKALDALKDKFNDDLGRKINDAQNKSYLNDAADLIKEVAGLRADATSVGGDLGAVDTYFTAAAQKLVDGSQLVGSAFNDLIAKFPELQGKVHEYSETASMSADQAAKAAAQALSEIQDRKRGYEDRAFAVNFSDDSLSTKLTAFDRTAEWDQWTEMAKGGQALDDLIATQVLERNKLIADYNAAVKERQLTFQDRTFAATNDTTTLAGQLAEYDRKATQERVEEVKAGGDAIADLEQAQGAERLKIINDFAKQATDALNARLKGYADRYFTATNDSTTLGGQLDAYNRQALQEREDEIKAGGEALAELEQTQAAERLKIISDYGKQAADALKQQMDAAQTAFDAFAKNIKTFLDGLKTGTDSPLAPKDRLAEAQAQYSAQLALAQGGDRTALDNITQYASALLDASKAYNASSSAYQATFQQVQQTLAALPTQISAEQFIVNAITDSKVAVVTATQAMQAQLYAGLQANSPGLVAAALYANFAMLDTSVNGLLDFNEFLAGLGPLATSSEQIQARQIFNAIDANGDGQISKLEAANASSFRVEQYTAATNSNAAATSANAAATNNTVAVNNDITAGQSNILAQQNAILSGQNQLLDSINGLSSSQVQLQQQLVNLNASINDQNSFVQQNTARTNAFMAAQGDYYGNTYNVQSLMLNNLRSANAKNGAVTYATGGWISGPGTGTSDSIAARVSNGEFVVNAASARVYGPWLEAMNDNRFTMPALAMPMPVSAGMGGSDAMLAELRALREEVTALRSENREDSRMVASTTAAGARHVREGVDDHKAETRKGNTDRRQDASRPRTAGTKAA, encoded by the coding sequence ATGGCCGATCTCGACACGATCCAGGAAGTCCGGATTGTCGCCACGACCGAGGGCGATCAGGATGCCGTCCGTGCCATGGGGCAGGTCGGCGCCGCGATCGACAACGTCGTGGTCAAGACGGACAACCTGTCGAAGGCCCAGATCAGCGCGCAGCGGCAGCTCGACGCGACCGCCCGGAAGTACGACCAAGAGTACCGTGCGCTTCAGGATCTCGCTCGCGCGCAGCAGGTGCTGGACCGGGCCCGTTCGCAGGGGCTTTCCGGAACTGACGCTTTCGCCCGGGCACAGGACGCCGTCAGCGCGAAGCTGGCGCTGGTTAGCCAGCAGACGCTGAATGCCGCGGCCACCATCCAGCAATTGGCGCAGGCTTCCGGAGCGCAGAGCAGCATCAACTTCAGCGTCGGGGTGGCCGACGACTTCAACGCGGCCGCGCGCGCGAAGGACATTGAGGCCTACGGCAAGTCGCTCGACGAGCTCCAGGCTCGTTTCGATCCGCTGTTCGCCGCGCAGCAGCAGTACCGGGCCGAGGTTGCTGCCATTTCGGAGGCTGAGAAGCTTGGGGCGCTCACGCAGCAGCAGGCTGCCAAGGCAGTCGACTTCGCCACCAACCGCTACAACAACCAGCGGATCGAGATCCAGAAATCCGAGGATGCGAATGCGCGCCTCGCGAAAGGTGTCGGCCTCAACGCCTACGCCTGGCAGAACCTCTCCTATCAGGTGAATGACGTCGTCACGTCGCTCGCGTCCGGCATCTCGCCGTTCCAGACGCTCGCCCAGCAGGGCGGCCAGATCTTCCAGATCCTGCAGTCCGGGCAAGGCGGCGTCGGCGGCGCGCTGAAGGGCATCGCGGATCGGCTGCTGGCGATCAACCCGCTGGTCGGTGTGTTCGGCGCGCTGGCGGTCGGCCTCGGCCTGGCGGCGATCGCGGCCAATAACTTCGCCAAGGCGCAGCGCGACGTGCAGTTGGCGCTGCTCGGTTCGGGGCAAGGCGCCGGCCTGACCGCTGATCAGATCCAGGCGCTCGCCGAGAAGGCATCCCGCTCGTCCACCATCACGGTCTCGGCCGCCCGAGACATCGAGAAGGCCTTCCTCGATGGCGGCAAGGTCTACGGTGAGGTGTTCGCCAAGGGGATCACCGCAGCCGACGATTTCGCCAAGGCGTCCAAGCAGGACGTGGGCGACGCTGCGAAGTTCATCGCCGGCGCGCTCAGCAACCTCGGTGGCGGTGGATTCGAGGATCTCGCCAAGAAGGCCGGTAACTTCGATTCCGAGTTTGAGAAGACCGTTCGGGAGGCGATCCGCAACGGTGACGACCTCAAGGCCCAGCAGCTTGTGGTCGAGCGGTTCGGCGAGGCCTTCGACAAGGCGTCGTCGAAGGCGACCGGCCTGCAGTCGATCCTCCAGCGCGCCGACCAGACGTTCAAGAACGCGGCCGAGTCGTTCGGCAAGGCCGTGTCTCAGAGCTTCAACGGCGCGCCGCTCCAGCAGCAGATCGACCAGCTTAACGCCGCGCGGAAGAACGCCGTCGCTATCGGCGAGGCGAGCGGCCAACCGGCGGACACGAGCGCCATCGACTCCAAGATCCGGAGGCTGACTACCGCCCTCGGCGAGCAGACCGCCGTTGCTCAGAAGAACGCCGTGGCGGTCCGTGCGAACGCGGACGCCAACGACAAGGTGGTGACCTCAATCTCGGCGCCGGTCCGGTCCCTGAAGGATTTGCAGGACGGCTACGCGACCGCGAACAAGGCGGTGAACGCCTTCGAGGCGCAGCAGGCTGCCGGCGTGAAGATCCCGGTCGACCAGTACAACGCGGCCAAGGAGTCCCTGGCCGGCTACTCTGCCGGCATCAAGGCCTATGCGCTCGCGAACGGCGCCGCCGGCATCGAGGCGGAGAAGGCCCGAAAGGTGCTCGCCGCTGGCCTGCAGACGATTCAGGCGGTGACGCCCGAGCAGAGGGCAGCGGCTCAGAGCGCGACGGTGCTGGCCAACGCCTTCGGCACCGCGGAGTCCGGCACCAAGCGCTCGCGCGAGGCGGCAGAGGCCTACAAGCGGTCCATGGCCGAATCCACCCAGGCAACGGTGAACGCGAACCGGGCCACGGACGAGTCGGCCAAGACCAGCAACCAGCTTGCTGAGGCGACCGTGAAGCAGGGCAACTCAATCGAGTTCCTGCGCGCCAAGCGGCAGGCCGAGACCGAGGCGGCGAACGGCACCATCTCGCAGTCCGACGTCGAGACCCGGACCAAGAAGATCCTGTCCGAGCAGATCGCCACGCTGAATGCGCAGCGGGCTGCCGACATTCGGAGCGCGCGGGATAGCGCAGGCGCACAGCAGCGCGCGAACGATGCTGTGGCCTCGGGTAAGCTCGTATCCGCCGACGCGGCGCGTCAGGTGCAGCTCTACAACCAGCAGGCTCAGCTTCAGCGCGAGATCGACGCCGCCACCGGCGACGAGAGAGTCGCCCTCACGGCGCGCCTGAAGGAGCTCACCGCTGCCACGGAAGCGCAACTCGACGCGGACAAGCGCGCGCAGGTTCTCTCCATGTCGGAGGAGACCAAGCGCCAGATCGACATGCTCACGAAGGAGGGCGAGCTCCTCGGCGCGAATAACCGGGACCGCGCCATCGCGATCGCCCAGCTTCAGGCCGAGCAGAGCCTCAAGCGTCAGGGCATCAGCATCACGGCGCCCGAGAGCATCGCCTACATCAATCAGGAGAAGCTGAAGGCTGACGTCACCTACGCCAAGGACCAGTACACCCGGCTCGCGCAGGATATCTCCTCGGCGATCGGTGGGATCTTCGACGACCTGACCTCGAGCGGCAAAAAGAGCTTCGCCTCGTTCGCAGACAGCTTCTCAAAGGGCTTCTCGCGGATCGGCTCACGGGTGCTGGAGCAGAACATCATCCAGCCGCTCATCAGCGGTGGGCTCGACGGTAAGGGCGGCGGCACTAGCAGCTTCTTCTCGAATTTGCAGAACCTGTTCGACGGCCAGAAGCTGGAGAAGGCCATCTCGACCGGATCCGAGGAAGGCATCTTCTCGGGGCTGAAGAGCCTGTTCGGCGGCAACAAGAGCGGCGCCTCCAACGGCGGGTTCGCTATGGGGGGCCTGGGACAGGGCCTCGCTGCGGCCGGCATCGGCGGCTCGATCGGCTATCAGTCGCAGTCGCCCCTGATTGGCGCGCTCGGCGGCGCGGCGGCCGGGTTCGCGGTAGGCAATGTCCCGGGCGCGCTGGTCGGTGGCGCGGCGGGTCTGATCGGCGGCATCTTCGGTGAGTCCCAGGCCAAAAAGGAAGCCAAGAAGAAGCTGCAGCAGGAGCTCCAGGCCCGGCGCGAGGCGCTGGAGCAGGCTCGTCCGCAGATCGAGCAGCTTGCCCTCATGTTCGAGGGCGGCTCAATCGGCAACGTCGGCAAGCAGATCGCTGATGCCGAGGCGCAGCTAAGGCAGGCAGCAAAGACGGCCAGCGAAGGCGGCGATCAGGCGCTCGCCGACAAGCTGATGAAGGACTACCAGACCTATGTGGCCCGGATGACGGCGGTGTTCGCCGATGGCTTCGAGGGCACGCTGAAGGAGGTCCGAGCCGGCTTCGGCACCAGCGGTCCGTTCGCGCAGGCGCTGTCCCAGGTCCAGCAGTTGGGCGAGGCGATCAAGGGCTTCGTGGCGGATTCCGGCCGGCTCGGCAGCAGCGATGCCATCGCGCGGGCCCGTGAGGCTGCGGTCGAAGACGCGCTCAGCCAACTCGACGCGCCGAAGGAGCTCTCCTCGACCGAGACCGAGCTATCCCGGATCCAAGGCACCGCGGCCGGCCTCAACCAGGTGCTGAAGGATCTCGGGTTCTCCGCAGACGATACCGCGAAGATCATCAACGACCGCACCATCAAGGCGCTCGACGCCCTGAAGGACAAGTTCAACGACGATCTCGGCCGGAAGATCAACGACGCCCAGAACAAGTCGTACCTGAACGACGCCGCGGACCTCATCAAGGAAGTCGCGGGCCTGCGGGCGGACGCGACGTCGGTAGGCGGCGATCTCGGGGCGGTGGACACCTACTTCACGGCGGCTGCGCAGAAGCTGGTCGACGGCAGCCAGCTTGTCGGGAGCGCCTTCAACGACCTGATCGCCAAATTTCCGGAGCTCCAGGGCAAGGTCCACGAGTATTCCGAAACCGCCTCGATGAGCGCGGATCAGGCCGCCAAGGCTGCGGCTCAGGCCCTGTCCGAGATCCAGGACCGCAAGCGCGGGTACGAGGATCGCGCCTTCGCGGTGAACTTCAGCGACGACAGCCTGTCGACCAAGCTGACCGCCTTCGACCGCACCGCCGAATGGGACCAGTGGACCGAGATGGCCAAGGGCGGCCAAGCGCTCGACGACCTGATCGCGACCCAGGTGCTTGAGCGGAACAAGCTGATCGCCGACTACAATGCGGCGGTGAAGGAGCGCCAGCTCACCTTCCAGGATCGCACCTTCGCCGCGACGAACGACACGACGACCTTGGCCGGGCAACTTGCCGAATACGACCGCAAGGCAACCCAGGAGCGAGTCGAGGAGGTCAAGGCCGGCGGCGATGCTATCGCTGATCTGGAGCAGGCGCAGGGCGCCGAGCGCCTCAAGATCATCAACGACTTCGCCAAGCAGGCGACGGACGCGCTCAACGCCCGGCTGAAGGGCTACGCGGACCGGTACTTCACCGCCACGAACGACTCGACCACGCTGGGCGGCCAACTCGACGCCTACAACCGGCAGGCGCTCCAAGAGCGCGAGGACGAGATCAAGGCCGGCGGCGAGGCATTGGCCGAACTGGAGCAGACCCAGGCCGCCGAGCGGCTGAAGATCATCTCCGATTACGGGAAGCAGGCCGCCGATGCTCTGAAGCAGCAGATGGACGCGGCTCAGACCGCGTTCGACGCCTTCGCCAAGAACATCAAGACGTTCCTCGACGGGCTGAAGACGGGGACGGATTCGCCGCTCGCGCCGAAGGACCGCCTTGCCGAAGCTCAGGCGCAGTACAGCGCGCAGCTCGCCCTGGCGCAGGGTGGCGACCGGACCGCGCTCGACAACATCACGCAGTATGCCTCGGCGCTGCTGGACGCGAGCAAGGCCTACAACGCCTCAAGCAGCGCCTATCAGGCCACCTTCCAGCAGGTGCAGCAGACGCTTGCGGCCCTGCCGACGCAGATCTCGGCCGAGCAGTTCATCGTCAACGCGATCACGGACAGCAAGGTCGCAGTCGTGACGGCGACGCAGGCGATGCAGGCGCAGCTCTACGCCGGTCTCCAGGCCAACAGCCCAGGGCTGGTCGCGGCGGCGCTGTACGCCAACTTCGCGATGCTCGACACCTCGGTGAACGGCCTGCTAGACTTCAACGAGTTCTTGGCCGGCCTCGGGCCGCTCGCGACCTCATCCGAGCAGATCCAGGCCCGGCAGATCTTCAACGCGATCGACGCGAACGGCGATGGCCAGATCAGCAAGCTGGAGGCTGCGAACGCCTCGTCGTTCCGCGTCGAGCAGTACACCGCTGCGACCAACAGCAACGCCGCGGCCACCAGCGCCAACGCGGCGGCTACGAACAACACCGTCGCGGTGAACAACGACATCACGGCTGGCCAGAGCAACATCCTGGCCCAGCAGAACGCGATCCTGTCGGGACAGAACCAACTGCTCGACAGCATCAACGGCCTGTCGTCGTCCCAGGTCCAGCTTCAGCAGCAGCTTGTGAACCTCAACGCCTCCATCAACGATCAGAATTCATTCGTGCAGCAAAACACCGCGCGCACCAATGCATTCATGGCGGCGCAGGGCGATTACTATGGGAACACCTACAACGTCCAATCGCTGATGCTGAATAACCTGCGCAGCGCCAACGCTAAGAATGGCGCGGTGACCTATGCCACCGGCGGCTGGATCAGCGGCCCAGGCACCGGAACGTCGGATAGCATCGCGGCGCGCGTGTCGAACGGCGAGTTCGTCGTGAACGCGGCCTCGGCGCGGGTCTACGGCCCGTGGCTGGAGGCGATGAACGACAACCGCTTCACGATGCCGGCGCTGGCCATGCCGATGCCGGTCTCGGCTGGCATGGGCGGCAGCGATGCGATGCTGGCCGAGTTGCGGGCCCTCCGCGAAGAGGTCACGGCCCTGCGGAGCGAAAACCGTGAGGATAGCCGGATGGTGGCCAGCACCACCGCTGCCGGCGCCCGCCACGTCCGCGAGGGCGTGGACGATCACAAGGCCGAGACCCGCAAGGGCAACACCGATCGGCGGCAGGACGCCAGCCGACCCCGCACCGCGGGCACCAAGGCCGCCTGA